A window from Phalacrocorax aristotelis chromosome 5, bGulAri2.1, whole genome shotgun sequence encodes these proteins:
- the RPLP2 gene encoding large ribosomal subunit protein P2: protein MAARLVEGSREEGVAEAPPLPFGRRLPSRAHVPGLSRAPPPPPKMRYVAAYLLAVLGGNESPTSKDLKKILDSVGIETDDERMNKVISELNGKNIEDVIAQGNGKLASMPAGGAVAVSAGGGSAAPAAAAAPAAAEEKKEEKKEESEESDDDMGFGLFD, encoded by the exons ATGGCAGCGCGCCTTGTTGAGGGGTCACGGGAAGAAGGTGTTGCCGAGGCACCGCCCCTTCCCTTTGGCCGCCGCCTGCCGTCGCGAGCGCACGTCCCGGGCCTGTCtcgcgccccgccgccgcctcccaa GATGCGTTACGTCGCAGCCTACCTGCTGGCCGTCCTCGGCGGCAACGAGTCCCCCACGTCAAAGGACTTGAAGAAGATCCTGGACAGCGTTGGCATCGAGACGGACGATGAGCGGATGAACAAG GTTATTAGTGAGCTGAATGGAAAAAACATTGAGGATGTCATTGCTCAGG GTAATGGGAAACTTGCCAGCATGCCAGCCGGAGGAGCTGTGGCAGTGTCTGCCGGAGggggctctgctgctcctgctgcagctgctgcccctgctgctG ctgaggaaaagaaagaagagaagaaggaggaatcTGAAGAATCTGACGATGACATGGGATTCGGCCTGTTTGATTAA